In Selenomonas dianae, a genomic segment contains:
- the rpsC gene encoding 30S ribosomal protein S3: protein MGQKVNPHGIRLGIVKDWDARWYADKDFAQNLHEDIKIRDYLKNSLQTAGVPRVETERSKNRLKLTIHTAKPGMVIGRGGSGIEQIKEGLKNLTEKRVDINIAEIKQPDLDATLVAENIAAQLERRIAFRRAMKQAVGRTMRLGAKGIKIAVSGRLGGAEIARRESYREGSIPLHTLRADIDYGTAEAHTTYGRIGIKVWIFKGEVLPDKKQTPKNHKERSEA, encoded by the coding sequence TTGGGTCAGAAAGTAAATCCCCATGGCATTCGCCTTGGCATCGTCAAGGATTGGGATGCCCGCTGGTATGCAGACAAGGATTTCGCGCAGAATCTGCACGAGGACATCAAGATTCGCGATTACCTTAAGAACAGCCTCCAGACCGCAGGTGTTCCCCGCGTGGAGACGGAGCGCAGCAAGAACCGCCTGAAGCTCACGATCCACACGGCAAAGCCGGGCATGGTCATCGGACGCGGTGGCTCGGGCATCGAGCAGATCAAAGAGGGGCTCAAGAACCTCACCGAGAAGCGCGTTGACATCAATATCGCGGAGATCAAGCAGCCGGATCTCGACGCGACGCTCGTCGCTGAGAACATTGCGGCACAGCTTGAGCGCCGCATTGCCTTCCGCCGTGCGATGAAGCAGGCGGTCGGGCGCACGATGCGCCTCGGTGCGAAGGGCATCAAGATTGCCGTCAGCGGTCGTCTCGGCGGTGCAGAAATCGCACGTCGCGAGTCCTATCGTGAGGGCAGCATCCCCCTGCACACGCTGCGTGCAGACATCGACTACGGAACGGCTGAGGCACATACAACCTACGGTCGTATCGGCATCAAGGTCTGGATCTTCAAGGGCGAGGTTCTCCCCGACAAGAAGCAGACGCCGAAGAATCATAAGGAAAGGAGCGAGGCGTAA
- the rplW gene encoding 50S ribosomal protein L23, protein MDARDILVRPLITERTTQLMAEGKYVFVVAKAANKIEIAKAVSEIFKVKVAKVNTVNVIGKKKRMGRTQGKRPDYKKAIVKLAPGETIEFFEG, encoded by the coding sequence ATGGACGCACGTGATATTCTCGTACGCCCGCTCATCACGGAGCGGACGACGCAGCTCATGGCCGAGGGCAAATACGTCTTCGTCGTTGCAAAGGCTGCAAACAAGATCGAGATTGCAAAGGCGGTCTCGGAGATCTTCAAGGTAAAGGTCGCAAAGGTCAACACGGTCAACGTCATCGGCAAGAAGAAGCGCATGGGTCGCACGCAGGGCAAGCGCCCGGACTACAAGAAGGCCATCGTGAAACTCGCGCCGGGCGAGACCATCGAGTTCTTTGAAGGCTGA
- the rplV gene encoding 50S ribosomal protein L22, translating to MAQEVKATAKYIRIAPRKVRIVMNLVRGKSVADALAILKFTPKVGADAVEKVLRSAVANAENNFDMDVDRLFISSAFVDQGPTLKRIHPRSRGQAFKILKHTSHITVAVNEK from the coding sequence GTGGCACAGGAAGTAAAGGCTACTGCCAAATACATCCGTATCGCACCGCGCAAGGTTCGCATTGTGATGAACCTCGTACGCGGCAAGAGCGTTGCTGACGCTCTCGCGATCCTGAAGTTCACGCCGAAGGTCGGCGCGGACGCCGTGGAGAAGGTGCTCCGCTCTGCTGTTGCAAACGCGGAGAACAACTTTGACATGGATGTGGATCGACTGTTCATTTCCTCAGCTTTCGTTGACCAGGGACCGACGCTCAAGCGCATTCATCCGCGCTCACGCGGACAGGCGTTCAAGATTTTGAAGCACACGTCCCACATCACGGTTGCCGTAAACGAAAAGTAA
- the rpsS gene encoding 30S ribosomal protein S19 has translation MSRSIKKGPFVAESLMKKIDALNEKNEKKVVRTWSRSSTIFPDFVGHTIAVHDGRKHVPVYVTEDMVGHKLGEFAPTRTFKGHAGEERKTSLR, from the coding sequence TTGTCAAGATCGATTAAGAAAGGGCCTTTCGTCGCAGAGAGCCTGATGAAGAAGATCGATGCGCTCAACGAAAAGAACGAGAAGAAGGTTGTGCGCACATGGTCGCGCAGCTCGACGATCTTCCCGGATTTCGTCGGCCACACGATCGCTGTCCATGACGGACGCAAGCATGTCCCCGTCTACGTCACGGAGGATATGGTCGGACATAAGCTCGGCGAGTTTGCGCCGACACGTACATTCAAGGGTCACGCGGGCGAAGAGCGCAAGACCTCGCTGCGCTGA
- the rplB gene encoding 50S ribosomal protein L2 yields the protein MAVKSFKPYSAGRRFMTVSSFDEITTDKPEKSLTVRLTKSGGRNQQGKLTVRHRGGGHKRLYRIIDFKRTKDGIPARVATIEYDPNRSARIALLNYADGEKRYILAPNGLKVGDVVESGAEADIKPGNALPLKNIPLGTVIHAVELKIGKGAQLVRSAGASAQLMAKEGDYALLRMPSGEIRRVHVNCRATIGQVGNLEHENITIGKAGRSRWLGRRPETRGIAMNPNDHPHGGGEGRSPVGRKSPMTKWGKIAMGKKTRRKKKASNRLIVHRRK from the coding sequence GTGGCAGTAAAGAGTTTTAAGCCGTATTCTGCCGGCAGACGCTTCATGACGGTCTCTTCCTTCGATGAGATCACAACGGACAAGCCGGAGAAGTCCCTCACCGTCCGCCTGACGAAATCGGGTGGGCGCAACCAGCAGGGCAAACTGACCGTGCGCCATCGCGGCGGCGGTCACAAGCGGCTCTATCGCATCATCGACTTCAAGCGCACGAAGGACGGCATCCCCGCCCGCGTCGCGACGATCGAGTACGATCCGAACCGCAGCGCACGCATTGCGCTTCTGAACTACGCAGATGGCGAGAAGCGTTACATCCTCGCACCGAACGGCCTCAAGGTCGGCGATGTCGTGGAGTCGGGCGCCGAGGCTGACATCAAGCCGGGCAATGCGCTTCCGCTCAAGAATATCCCGCTCGGTACGGTGATCCATGCCGTCGAGCTCAAGATCGGCAAGGGCGCACAGCTCGTCCGCAGCGCGGGAGCGTCCGCGCAGCTCATGGCAAAGGAAGGCGACTACGCACTCCTCCGTATGCCGTCCGGCGAGATTCGCCGTGTGCATGTGAACTGCCGTGCGACGATCGGACAGGTCGGCAACCTTGAGCATGAGAACATCACCATCGGTAAGGCAGGCCGCAGCCGCTGGCTCGGACGCCGCCCGGAGACGCGCGGTATTGCGATGAACCCGAATGACCATCCGCACGGCGGCGGCGAGGGACGTTCGCCGGTCGGACGCAAGAGCCCGATGACGAAGTGGGGCAAGATTGCGATGGGCAAGAAGACGCGCCGCAAGAAGAAGGCGTCGAATCGTCTTATCGTCCACCGCCGTAAGTAA
- the rplC gene encoding 50S ribosomal protein L3, with the protein MAKAILGRKLGMTQIFTEEGRVIPVTVVESGNNFVLRNKTDETDGYNAVQIGFGDVKEKNVTKPLKGQFEKAGVKAVRFIREMRLAAPSEYNVGDTIGVDIFAAGDLVDVVGTSKGKGFAGGIKRHNFARGPMGHGSKSHREPGSTGAMISGPGGRVLKGKKLPGRMGGERVTVQRLTIVRVDSDRNLILIKGAIPGPKKGFVVIKDTVKPLKAAKE; encoded by the coding sequence TTGGCTAAGGCTATTTTAGGAAGAAAACTGGGCATGACCCAGATCTTCACAGAGGAAGGCCGCGTCATTCCCGTGACGGTCGTTGAGTCGGGCAACAACTTCGTGCTCCGGAACAAGACCGACGAGACGGACGGCTACAACGCTGTGCAGATCGGGTTCGGCGATGTAAAGGAGAAGAACGTCACGAAGCCGCTCAAGGGTCAGTTTGAGAAGGCGGGCGTGAAGGCGGTGCGTTTCATTCGTGAGATGCGTCTCGCCGCTCCTTCCGAATACAATGTGGGCGACACGATCGGCGTTGACATCTTCGCCGCAGGCGATCTCGTCGACGTGGTCGGCACGTCCAAGGGCAAGGGCTTCGCGGGCGGCATCAAGCGTCACAACTTCGCACGCGGCCCCATGGGGCACGGCTCGAAGTCGCACCGTGAGCCGGGCTCGACGGGTGCGATGATCTCCGGTCCCGGCGGACGTGTCCTCAAGGGCAAGAAGCTCCCCGGCCGCATGGGCGGCGAGCGCGTCACGGTGCAGCGCCTGACGATTGTCCGCGTGGACAGTGACCGCAACCTCATCCTCATCAAGGGCGCGATTCCGGGCCCGAAGAAGGGATTTGTCGTAATCAAAGATACCGTTAAGCCTCTTAAGGCAGCGAAAGAATAA
- the rplD gene encoding 50S ribosomal protein L4 has translation MANVAVYDMSHNQVGEISLSDEFFNVEMNAGLLHQAVVLQLASQRLGTHATKTRGLVRGGGRKPWRQKGTGRARAGSTRSPLWVGGGTVFGPHPRKYGFTMPRKQRRLALKCALSDKVRTGDFIVLDRLDFEAPKTKAAVKLLSDFGVNAKSLFITADEAVNVERSTSNIPGVKAISARGINVYDILHHDKLFITKDAITRIEEVFA, from the coding sequence ATGGCGAATGTAGCAGTATATGATATGTCGCATAATCAGGTTGGCGAGATCAGCCTCAGCGACGAGTTCTTCAATGTCGAAATGAATGCCGGCCTCCTTCATCAGGCGGTTGTCCTCCAGCTCGCATCGCAGCGGCTCGGCACCCATGCCACGAAGACGCGCGGTCTCGTGCGCGGCGGCGGACGCAAGCCCTGGCGTCAGAAGGGCACGGGTCGTGCCCGCGCAGGTTCGACGCGCAGCCCGCTGTGGGTTGGCGGCGGTACGGTCTTTGGCCCGCATCCGCGCAAGTACGGCTTTACGATGCCGCGCAAGCAGCGTCGTCTTGCCCTTAAGTGTGCGCTTTCGGACAAGGTTCGTACGGGCGATTTCATCGTCCTCGACCGGCTCGACTTCGAGGCACCGAAGACGAAGGCAGCCGTGAAACTCCTGAGCGATTTCGGTGTGAATGCAAAGAGCCTCTTCATCACGGCGGACGAAGCTGTGAACGTGGAGCGCTCCACCAGCAATATTCCGGGTGTAAAAGCCATCTCGGCACGTGGAATCAATGTCTATGACATTCTCCATCACGACAAGCTCTTCATTACGAAGGATGCCATCACCCGTATCGAGGAGGTATTCGCATAA